One stretch of Argiope bruennichi chromosome 3, qqArgBrue1.1, whole genome shotgun sequence DNA includes these proteins:
- the LOC129963875 gene encoding transmembrane protein 268-like, with protein MDKTLSTSNKSLDTNSTDSNAIMTERGRSPVQSWVRFEDDSKKEDSVATIVPTQTIQVDSVLNTSLHLSDSLNSSDMEMSIDSKHERSSSPPHSGFSTGRTSPKNAIPPPPAPSRPVRKTTSEVLPSSRSSCPPDFAQDNGHSHMQNIPLSETVVIHQRPNNHGISQGFSNGDVIVTLLPVNQKCPWITKAQFKPELVPEELMAQGLTLTVEDYVMTMQVLVNDVRFNLYNVCYKRVLILWIMLGFVILLSLLFSGVRGLALFGGGIVWLIINAVGIFVCMWLKIKLYRMLEQCMASVNALMYKHRILVGLDDRGKISCHKVNLIFVYFDVSYCIKYLKDMLENEEKINMQEAAASEPKGNQSSIDQSRMDIDTSDIIITGSNTTRVCQKEKYAEKLFVRYSQRWVKEFVRKRLDLRLPLHPDGTLETGPPAPPRHCATARCPCQFIEEHLRFKPTSKCNIRELFS; from the exons atgGATAAAACATTAAGTACTTCCAATAAAAGTCTAGACACTAACAGTACAGATTCCAATGCCATCATGACTGAAAGAGGACGGTCACCTGTTCAGTCGTGGGTTCGCTTTGAAGATGATTCGAAAAAAGAAGATTCTGTTGCGACAATTGTGCCAACACAAACTATTCAAGTCGATAGTGTTCTTAATACTTCTCTTCACTTATCTGATAGTTTGAATTCCTCTGATATGGAAATGAGTATAGATTCAAAACATGAAAGATCTTCCTCGCCTCCCCATTCTGGGTTTTCAACTGGTCGAACTTCACCGAAAAATGCTATACCTCCACCTCCTGCTCCCTCCAGACCAGTGAGGAAGACAACATCTGAAGTATTGCCGTCCAGTAGAAGTTCTTGTCCACCAGACTTTGCCCAGGACAATGGGCATAGTCACATGCAGAATATACCTTTATCTGAAACAGTAGTTATTCATCAAAGACCTAATAATCATGGTATTAGCCAAGGATtca GTAATGGGGATGTTATAGTGACTTTACTTCCTGTAAACCAAAAGTGCCCCTGGATTACAAAAGCACAATTTAAACCAGAACTGGTTCCAGAGGAACTCATGGCTCAAGGATTGACT ttaacTGTTGAAGACTATGTCATGACAATGCAGGTCCTTGTCAATGATGTtcgttttaatttatacaatgttTGTTACAAAAGAGTCCTCATTTTATGGATAATGCTAGGATTCGTTATTCTTTTGTCACTGCTATTTTCTGGTGTTCGAGGTTTAGCTTTATTTGGAGGTGGAATTGTGTGGTTGATTATAAATGCTGTTGGAATATTTGTTTGCATGTGGTTGAAGATAAAA cTTTATAGAATGTTAGAGCAGTGTATGGCAAGTGTAAATGCTTTGATGTACAAGCATCGTATTTTAGTTGGTTTGGATGACAGAGGGAAGATATCTTGCCATAAAGTGAAT CTTATATTTGTGTACTTTGATGTGAGTTATTGCATT AAATACCTAAAGGATATGCTTGAGAATGAGGAAAAGATAAATATGCAGGAa GCTGCTGCATCTGAACCAAAAGGAAATCAATCATCTATTGATCAGTCCAGAATGGATATCGATACTTCAGATATCATAATCACTGGTAGTAATACTACGCGTGTTTGTCAAAAGGag aaatatgcTGAAAAACTCTTTGTGCGATATAGCCAAAGGTGGGTGAAGGAATTTGTTAGAAAACGTTTGGATTTGAGGTTACCATTGCATCCTGATGGTACTCTTGAGACAGGACCTCCTGCTCCACCACGGCACTGTGCAACAGCTAGGTGTCCTTGCCAATTCATTGAGGAGCATTTGCGTTTTAAACCTACTTCAAAATGTAATATACGGGagctgttttcataa